A segment of the Candidatus Methylomirabilota bacterium genome:
CGGAAAAATGTCGTAATGCAAGACCTGACCCCCGCCGTCAGGCGAGGCGGTCGCTGAGGTCCCAGAGGCGGCGGGCAGCGGTGTCGTCCTGGGCGTGGCGGGTGGGATGAGCGAGGTGGTTCTCGTAGAAATAGCCGCCGCTGATGGTGGCGACGTCCGGCGACGAGGCCAGATATACGAGCGTCTCCGCGCCCTTCTCCAGCGAGATCGCGCTGACCAGCTTGGCCGCGCGCACGACGTAGGCGAAGAAGCCGCCGCTCGCGTCCCCGAAGCGCGTGGCCACGAAGCCCGGATGCAGGCTATTGGCGGTGACGCCGGTGCCGGCCAGGCGACGCGCCAGCTCGCGCGTGTAGAGGATGTTGCAGAGCTTCGAGCGCGAGTAGGCCACGAGCCCGCGGTAGCCGCGCTCCATCTGCAGGTCGTCGAAGTCGAGCGCGCCCACGCGCCGGTGGGCGCCCGAGGCGGTGTTGACGACCCGCGCGGGCGCCGACGCGAGCAGCCGCTCGCGCAGGCCGCGCGTCATGAGGAAGTACGACATGTGGTTCAGCGCGAAGGTCAGCTCGAGCCCCTCCGGCGTCACCTGTCGGATGTTGAACAGGGCGCCCGCGTTGTTGATCAGCACGTCCACGCGCGGCTCCGCGGCCGCGATCTCGGCGGCCACCCGCTTCGTCTCGGCCATCGACGACAGATCGGCGTAGTGCGCGCGATGCGCCGGCCCGGGCCCGCGCTCGCGGAGACGCGCCAGCGCGGCCTCGCCCCGCGCGCGATCGCGCGCGACCGCGACGATGCGCGCGCCCATGCCGGCGAGCCGCTCCGCGGTCACCTGCCCGATGCCGGACGTGGCGCCCGTGATCACCACCACCTTGCCGTGCATGGCCCGCTGTTTACCGCCTCACCGCGGCCGGCGCAAGCGGTAAGATGCGCCGGCCATGTCCTTCCTCGATTCGCGCACCCGCTCCGCTCCCGCGGGCTTCGGCCAGCCGCTCAAGCGTCAGGAAGATCCGCGCCTCCTCACCGGCCGCGGGCGCTTCAGCGACGACGTCAACCTGCCGGGCCAGGCCCACGCCTGCTTCGTGCGCTCGCCGCACGCGCACGCGCGCATCCGCGCCATCGACGCCGCGGCGGCGCTGGCCATGCCGGGCGTGCTCGCGGTGCTCACCGGCCGGGACGCCCAGGCCGACGGGCTCGCGCCGATGCCGCATCGCCCGGTGCCCACCAACCCGAACGAGTTTCCTCTCGGCGGACGAGAGGGCTCGCCCGTCTTCGTGTCGCCGTTTCCGGTGCTGCCTTCCGACCGGGCGCGCTTTGCGGGGGAGGCCGTCGCCATGGTGATCGCTCGGTCCGCCGCCGCCGCGGCCGACGCGGCCGAGCGGGTCGTCGTGGACTACGAGCCGCTGCCGTCCGTCACCGCCACCCGTGACGCGATCGCGCCGGGGGCCCCGGTGCTCTGGGAGGACCTGGGCGGCAACGTCTGCGTCGACTCGATCGCGGGCGACCCGCGCGCGGCCGACGCCGCGTTCGCGCGGGCCGCGCACGTGGTGCGCCTCGACACCTGGGTGCCCCGCATCACCGGCGTGCCGCTGGAGCCGCGCGCGGCGGTCGGCGCGTACGACCCGGCCGCCGGCCGCTACACCCTCCACGCCGGCTCGGGCGGCTCGGTGCGGCTCAAGGCCGACCTGGCCGAGATCCTGAACGCGCCCGAGCACGCGGTGCGCGTGGTCGCCCACGACGTGGGCGGCAACTACGGCACCCGCAACAGCTCGTATCCCGAGTTCGCCCTCGTGGTCTGGGCCGCGCGGCGCCTCGGCCGGCCGGTGAAGTGGACGTGCCAGCGGCGCGAGGCCTTCCTCACCGACTACCAGGCGCGCGACCTGGTCTCGACGATGGAGCTGGCGCTGGACGGAGACGGCAACTTCCTGGCCCTGCGTGGCGGCAACGTGAGCAACGTGGGGGCGCACGCGGTGACGTTCGTGCCGCTGAACAAGGGCCGCGAGCTGTCCACCAGCGTGTACCGCCTGCCCGTGGCGGCGGTGCGCGGGCGCGCGGTGCACAGCAACGTGGCGCCGCTGGCCGCCTACCGGAGCGCGGGCCGCCCGCAGGTGATGTTCGTGATCGAGCGGCTGATCGACCTGGCCGCGCGCCGTCACGGCTTCGACCGGGTCGCGCTGCGCCGGCGCAACCTGGTGCCCCCGGCCGCGATGCCCTACCCGAACCCGTTCGGCATCGTCTACGACAGCGGGGATTACCCCTCGACGCAGGATCGCGTGCTTGCGCTGGCCGACTGGGCCGGCTTCGAGGCGCGCCGGGCGGAGGCGCGGGGGCGCGGGCGCCTGCGCGGCATCGGCCTCGCCAACTACATCGAGATCGCCACCGGCGCGCCGCGCGAGCGCGCGCACGTCACCGCGCGCCCCGACGGCTGGATCGACGTGGTGATCGGCACGCTCTCCGCCGGCCAGGGCCACGAGACCGCGTTCCCCCAGCTCGTCGCGGAGTGGCTCGGCGTCGAGCCGTCACGCGTCCGGCTGATCGCGGGTGACACCGATCTGGTCGCGGTGGGCGGCGGCTCGCACTCCGGGCGCTCGATGCGTCTGGGCGGGGTGGTCATGGCGAAGGCGGCCGACCGCCTGGTCGCCAAGGGCGCGCGCCTGGCCGCGTGGCGGCTCGAGTCGGCGGTGGCCGACCTGGAGTTCGCCAATCGGCGCTTCGTGGTGCGCGGCACCGACCGCTCGGTGGATCTCTTCGAGGTCGCGGCGGCGGCGCTCGGGAGCGACGCGCCCGCGGACCTGCGCGGGCCGCTCGACGGCGAGTGCGACGAGACGGTGAGCACGCCGTCGTTCCCCTACGGCTCCGCGGTGTGCGAGGTGGAGATCGATCCGGAAACCGGCGGGGTCGAGATCGTCCGCTACACCTCGGTGGACGACGTCGGCCGCGCCATCAACCCGCTGATCGTCCACGGCCAGACCCACGGCGGCATCGCCCAGGGCGTGGGGCAGGCGCTCTGCGAGCGGTGCGACTACGACCCGGAGTCGGGCCAGCTGCGCTCGGCCACCTTCATGGAGTACGCGATGCCGCGGGCGGACGTGCTGCCGTCGTTCACCACCGAGATCAGCGAGGTGGAGTCGACCGCGAACCCGCTAGGCCTTCGCGGTGGCGGCGAGGGCGGCACCACCCCGGCCCTCGGCGCGGTGGTCAACGCGGCGGTGGACGCCCTCGCCCATCTGGGCGTCGAGCACCTGGAGATGCCGCTGACGCCGGAGCGCGTGTGGCGGGCGATCCGCCCTCAGGGCGATCAGAACAGGCGCGATCTCCCTCTCCCCCCTGGGGAGAGGGCAGGGTGAGGGGCCCGCTCACCGGACGACCGCGGGATCCACGTGGTCCGGGCGCGTGGCGTAGGGATACGGGCCGTCGACGCGTCGGCCCTCGGCGAATCGCCGCAGGCTGAAGGCGTCGATGTCGACGGTCTTGGCGCGACCGTCGGCGATCAGCTCGGCCATGCACGCCCCGACCGCCGGCGCGATCTTGAAGCCGGAGCCGCTGAACGCGGTGGCCACGTACAGGCCGTCGATGCCGTCGACGCGGCCCAGGATCGCGTGACGATCCGGGCTGTAGCCGTCAAAGGCGCGATAGCCGCGTGAGAGCGTCGCGCGCTCCATCGCCGGGATGCGATGGGTGAGCAGCCCGGCCCCGAGACCGGCCGCGTGCGGCGGCAGCCCGCCGCCCATCGTGTCGGGATCGACGTCCCACTCCTGGCACGGCACGCCGACCAGGGTCAGCCCGCCCGCCTCGGGCCGGAAGTAG
Coding sequences within it:
- a CDS encoding SDR family oxidoreductase, whose translation is MHGKVVVITGATSGIGQVTAERLAGMGARIVAVARDRARGEAALARLRERGPGPAHRAHYADLSSMAETKRVAAEIAAAEPRVDVLINNAGALFNIRQVTPEGLELTFALNHMSYFLMTRGLRERLLASAPARVVNTASGAHRRVGALDFDDLQMERGYRGLVAYSRSKLCNILYTRELARRLAGTGVTANSLHPGFVATRFGDASGGFFAYVVRAAKLVSAISLEKGAETLVYLASSPDVATISGGYFYENHLAHPTRHAQDDTAARRLWDLSDRLA
- a CDS encoding xanthine dehydrogenase family protein molybdopterin-binding subunit, which produces MSFLDSRTRSAPAGFGQPLKRQEDPRLLTGRGRFSDDVNLPGQAHACFVRSPHAHARIRAIDAAAALAMPGVLAVLTGRDAQADGLAPMPHRPVPTNPNEFPLGGREGSPVFVSPFPVLPSDRARFAGEAVAMVIARSAAAAADAAERVVVDYEPLPSVTATRDAIAPGAPVLWEDLGGNVCVDSIAGDPRAADAAFARAAHVVRLDTWVPRITGVPLEPRAAVGAYDPAAGRYTLHAGSGGSVRLKADLAEILNAPEHAVRVVAHDVGGNYGTRNSSYPEFALVVWAARRLGRPVKWTCQRREAFLTDYQARDLVSTMELALDGDGNFLALRGGNVSNVGAHAVTFVPLNKGRELSTSVYRLPVAAVRGRAVHSNVAPLAAYRSAGRPQVMFVIERLIDLAARRHGFDRVALRRRNLVPPAAMPYPNPFGIVYDSGDYPSTQDRVLALADWAGFEARRAEARGRGRLRGIGLANYIEIATGAPRERAHVTARPDGWIDVVIGTLSAGQGHETAFPQLVAEWLGVEPSRVRLIAGDTDLVAVGGGSHSGRSMRLGGVVMAKAADRLVAKGARLAAWRLESAVADLEFANRRFVVRGTDRSVDLFEVAAAALGSDAPADLRGPLDGECDETVSTPSFPYGSAVCEVEIDPETGGVEIVRYTSVDDVGRAINPLIVHGQTHGGIAQGVGQALCERCDYDPESGQLRSATFMEYAMPRADVLPSFTTEISEVESTANPLGLRGGGEGGTTPALGAVVNAAVDALAHLGVEHLEMPLTPERVWRAIRPQGDQNRRDLPLPPGERAG